The genomic interval AGCTAGATGTGTTTTGCTAGTTTCTCACTCCTCAGTGATGAATTCACCTGCATGTGCAATGACATTACAGGGCGTTAGTTACTACTGGACATAGACACCCTGAATAAATATCctgtaatatacagtaaatattgaGTCCAAGGCAAGGCAATTCGATATGCTTAAAATGTGCAACAGAatacactgtgttgttgctgctgctgctgaggtgtgtgcacatatatagagaagtgctgcagtaatatgcctttaacagagcatgttatattactgtgatgttgctgtcggactgaAGTTAGCtcgttagctcctctgagggagggactttggaaaggtTGAAGGCAGCGCAaaagagcagcggggagggagagggagggagggatctgagagttgcagactgcacctttaaggggatttttaagctgatcactcaccttccaacagCTACCATAGAGTGCGTCAATGTCAGAACGTCAGTTGTCTGATgtaagatggccgccgttgAGCTACACTGgcttgtgtttatatatatatatctatgctttAGCCTGCGGCgattcctgtttttgcctccagccacaTCACTCATGACATGGGCCATTAGGTGGTCTATAGGTCCAAATTTTTTCACAATATACAGTAGTTGTTGAAATTGGGTTATTATTAGACTGTCCAATTTTTTCCAGGTTTAGCACGTTTGGTCCAAGTGTGGCCCAAAAATAGTCATTGGAAATAGGACTTCACATTTGGGGTTAGTAGCTCATTCACCCTTTTATTTGGGCTAATTTGGACAAATTTAGCCAAAAAGATAATAAGAAGAAAAAGTATTGTAGCAACTTCCAACATAACATAAACATTGGTTTATAAACATTAACCAAAAATACAACCAGAAAAAGACGACTTTTCACCAACTATTCAACCAAATATTGAGGTTGTTtagaaatgtggcaaaaatgtcTTTTCTACCATATTTTGCTGACTTGATTTCAAACACtttgaaatcaacaataaaaacattaacatcaacaaaaaaaaattgattaaaaaccaCCCTCTCAGtagaaaaaaagcttttaacttggatttttaaaataaacaataaaagaacAAGGCTTATCACATCACgctttcccccttttttttaaaaaaagaataccaTTCACGACCAACATGACCGAAACATTGCTCCTAATCCGACGTGATGTTAAAACCAGTTGCGTTTTCATACATTGCTAAATTGTAATGCATCcatctgtctttctgtgtgtcaGACTGTGTTATACTGTAAATGGATTTAAGTGACAGTGAGGCCTTAGCACGGTCCCACATGGTCTCAACTTCCCAGTGTCATGTTCACATGCTCGGAGGCGTTTACCGTCATATTCAGTTGAGCTATGAAGACACACGCACGAGAGCAAGATTTAAACTGTAATACAGATCGGTGTGTTTTGGATGTTACATGGTGGAATCCAATTACCATTGaacaagatttacatttgaTGAGATTTACGGCCCGTGCATTGTTAGCAATCAAACGCCAATGAAAACGTTAGCTCTGATCTTTGTCATCTTCTAAATGTTTGTATtgcatttaatacattttcttaTTCTAAATTATCATCTTTTAGTAACTTTTATGTAATTGAGGATTACAAACTGAGTAGAAATGTTGCATGGATtattttttatacaattttctTTACTGTAAACCATGCAGTTAAAGTGTCGATCGAggcaaaaattcaatattttctGATGTATCACGCCTTTACTGCCTTGTGTCACTAGTTACCAGAGTAACAGGTAGTGGTTAACTATCCATGTCATCAGCTGAAAGCTACCGCTAACTGCTACTTCCTGTATATGGTTGTCTGAACTCTTAAATGCACCTTATTACCGTCGCTGTTACTTCATGATTATGAGTGTATCTTCCAGTGggataaattggaaaaaaaccaaaatattgTAATAGAATGTTGTCTCAGTTTTTTCTGGATACACCACTTTCCTCCCGCTGGTTAATGGGATTTACTAAACTACCTGTGGGAGTGAATAGTTGTGGGAACGTGTATCCAGCCTGATGTAAGCTGAGTTTAGACCACTTCGACCCTGAatcagataaaacaataaagcgTACATAAAAGATAAAGAAGGAAGGTTTGTGTTGTTGGCAAACATGCAATTTCTCCCGGCATTCTGATTTTAACCATAAAGGAAGTATGTTGCTTAAATTTCAGTCTCGAAACTGACTGGAGGAGTGAATTTGTGCATGTCTGTGATtgcctgtctttgtgtgtttgcccCTTGATATACTGAGTAACCCTCACCTCACTACGAGCATGTGTTCTTCTTGGCAAGGATTGAGAATGgatgatagatagattgatGAGAGGTATTGTGACAAAGAAAATCACCTTTATTCACCGGTTGACTGACAACTGCTcaaaggttttctttttttcctctataAATGTCAAGTTCAGCGATGTATTATAGTAATTTGGGTATTCCAAAATACTTGGACCAAttcaaactaattgtttcaattggtaaaacctaaatgttaagtttttttttaactaagtTAATAAGTAAGAGTACCacaattgattaaaaatgacattgGAATAATTCTCAAATCAATCTTTTGGAATATTTCACCTTAAAATCAAGCAAGTCAACTCCAGTTTTTCAAAAGCAATAATTTGTACAGTATAACCCAAAAGTAAAATACTTCTTCCTATCCTGATACTATCTAATTCATTATTTTCCTTCTGTCCCCTTGTGGCTGCAGCGCCAAGGAACAGTTAAATGTAAGGTGAAGCGCCTTGCTCAAGGGCTTATAGTAGCGATGAGGCACAGTGGGGTTCAAACCAGCAATCCTCCAGTTACATGTCTACTTATAATAACATTAGGCCACCACTCTGCTGCTAACCTGACATGATCTTGAAATGACATTCTAGTCTGCTTAataactaaaattacaattttaaaatggCGGAAAATGTGAAACTAATcataaaaatcagatttttttttttttctcccagcgATTTTTCCAGAGAAAGTCTAGAGTAGGCGGAGACGTCATGATGTCAGACACACAGCATCACGAGAAAACCTAGCTGATGGAAGTTCACTCAAATGATAATAACAGGTTGTAGACTATATGTGAATGAAACTCACTCAAAACTTTGAATTACTTCACGAACTgttgaaatacagtttttagAGTGTAGAACAAGTCAAACCTCCTGTTAATAAAAGACAATGCGCAAATTGACAGGTTTCATGACCAaaacataatatataatatatttcatATGTGATTGCTGAACATAATATGTGGATGATTTATaagtttacacacacacggccTAGCTGGTGTGATTTGAGTGCATGCTCTGGGTTTCCTCTGATCCTATTGAAAAAGGGTAAACCAATCAAGACAGCACGGGTCATTTTGATGAGAATAAAttgggctttaaaaaaaaaaaacgcctctGAATAGTCCATACAGGGTAATTGAAGCAGTTAGGGTAGAAACTTAAAAGTCTCAGTCCTCCATGACACTAATGGCTGTCCCATAAGGAACCCTCAGTGCGGCCCTCAGGTCTTTTGATAGGGCGCTCGCTGGCGTCCTTCGGGGCTCTTTCACCCCCACAATAAACAGGCAGCCCTTTgtcaccaaggtgagggggggGTCTGAATGGTTGCTGCTCGTTATTATTTTCTAAAGTAATTATACCTTATTATCTGTGTTTACTTTAGCAGGGGTGCGATCATGCAGGTGTGGGCCACTCTGCAGTGGGTTGGCATTCCCTCTGCTGAACGTACCCCTGAGTATCCTCTCTCACACTGCCAGTTTTACTTGAAGCTTTTGGGGGTTTTAGTTGTAGTATTGTAGCCCCACTGCTAATTTCATCCCAACAAAAGAAACATGTAATTAGGGCTATTATAGGAGCAGCTGCAGGCTTCCTAACTGTGCGCCGACAGATTCATCCTCTCCCCGGCTCGCTGGTGAACAGATTGGAGAAAGCAAAATGCAACGAGAGCAAGGCCCGAAGCAGTGGGAGAGCGAGAGCTGGAATAGTCACAGAAGCCTCCAGTGTCTGTAGCAAAAAGGAGGAAAATATAGCCTGGGAGACGAGTGTGTCTTCTTAGTGGAAACACAGCAGGGAATCTCGCCCACAGGACTGTGGGCCTTGGGAACAATGGATCTGCCATCTCCCAACATGAAGTGTTATGAAAGAGTCCTCGCTATACTTCCATTGGCTGCTCTCTTACATGTGGTCTCAGAACAGTGGGGGCTGAGGACTTGTTGGGAGGAAACACTTTAACGACTCTTGCAATTTTATTAGAATAATagtcccaaggttgagaaaataaaacattgagGGGATCAGATTTAAAAAGACGGGAAGGATGTACCTTAAGCTGAGTACACACATAAAGTCAGTCGGCTGTGTTTGACCCGATTGTACATATCAAACCAAAGACGGCAAACGCCAGATTATCTTGTGttttaaggtgcgttcacaccaaacgtggcTGAAGCAACTATAGTCGTTTAAATCGCCTGTGATGACTTGCTTGAACATAGTGGCACTTTTTGGtaactccatcacttcatcgctccagtgacgtgatgaccagAGTTCAGTGTGTGTCTGCGGAGCCGGtgacagaggagagagagggtTGCTGTAGCAAGAGGACTGATCACTTATTCTCTGGCCGTACGTTTGCAGTACTTATCATTAACAgcgccgcttttacggtttgaatgatcaacttacagagttactaaaggatgagttcactcagaaagtaggcttattcaaggagtTAACAGCTTTCATTTTGCCCcggtaagttgaggaagtgtacagccctcccgCTGCTGCctcagctctacagacagtgacggccgGGGAAGTTGTCGCTTCAAGTCGCTTTAAAAGTCGGgtcgcttgaagggaggttgagtcatttacattgactttgaaatcaatgtaaatgacgcaatgTCAAGCGACCTGCCTTCAAGTGACGCAACTCTCGCAATTACAGCGACTACATTGCACGACTGAGTCAAGCAacaagtcgctcaaagttgaacttttttaacttttcaagcaACTGCGAATGATACAACATCCAATCGGCAATGAGTTTCTCCCCACATGATTCCCCCGGTCGGAAAAGGGTATGTCTGCACTTAGAGGGCTGTAAACTTCTTCTACGGCCACACGTTTGGAGCCTTTTGAATTCTAAGTATATTTTGGTACCACcgactgtcgcaatatttgactcacaaataaatgagaaaacgactttaatggaaattgccaaaaaaaaatggagtgtgggcccctaatcaaattgtgcgaggcataatcgtaatctacgttgaattatctttgaaatgatatatcacaccaCTATGTTcacataaatttggaaattaccggaaatggggggtgggcccccgggctccatttaaaaaaaaaaaaagggctttgagcgtctcatcatattcatttatagagtattcataccaaactgaaTTCCGATCTTAATGAGAACTCACGGAGaaatagtcatttgaaaaatggggcaccCAGgggcccccgtgacacgtacaggATAATGGGCcctatttatatattggtatgtgccaatgatttggtagcaccaaccatcgtaatatttgacCTCAAATAAGAAATCcacttccttttatttttcttttggtgccccaaatcgaaaatcgggctccgagcgttAATGCGTACActtccatagattatagctaccaaatttcgaagaagaagaacaataaAGTGAATGGCGTTTTGAGTGCCATAGCCCAGCCTAAAAAGTGTACATGGCTTTACCCAATAATGGCATCTCCATTAAGTCATTACCGTGTCCTTCCACAGTTTACCTGCATGTAGATGAATTATATATTCAGAAAAGATGCTCACCAGTTTCGTCACCAGTCATTATCCACAGACAGCCAAGCATGTGGGTCGAAAAGTAACAACAATAAGTGAAGGCGCTGATTAAATTTCACCGTGACTGGGATCAGACTCACTCGTACAGACACAAGGGACCAATCTTACGCTCTCGGCACAAACAAAATGCTCTCGTCCTCCTCCGAAGCTCTCACTTGCCGATTCTCTCACTTCACTGATTCCTCAACAATCTGAATAATTACCTGACCTGGGACCCTTTACTTTCTTTGCCATAAACAGTTTAAATGTCTTGGATCCGTGAGGTTTCTGAATAGACTCGATGAACAGTGAACCCGGCTTTATTTTTCCTCATTGACAGCTTGCAGCTGGAGCACCCAGGGGAGCTGTTGAGCTCTGACATATACCTGATTAGGTTGATAACTCGCCACAAACAGGGATTTTGAATTTTCCcaggtggaaaaaaataaatcacacgaTGGTGACATTGTGCATTCAGGTGCAAACATTGAAATGCATGAGCTGAACAAATCATGTTTAGGTGTTTTATTGATCAATCTAGTGTTTGAGCGTAACATTGTAAAGAAAGAAAACTATAGTCTCTACGATATGTTACAGGCACAAAGGAATAAATATGAGAGGAAAATCAAATGTAACAAGAATGCGGACACATTAGAGGAACTGCAATGTCTAATAAGTTTAAGTTTTCCTTTGGATAAATTTGGTTTTGTATTCCTTCAATGTTCTCAGGTTGTATTATGTCACAATCTCTGGGTTAAATAACTTCATACAGACATacatgttgctttttttaattttatttctctaCTCTCACCTGTAATTATAtatttacaataacaaaacatttatcCTGTACTTTGACATTCAGgtacaaatatattaatattctgCTTGTAGACCAAGCTCAatattgaggttttttttgtcattggagattttaatctttttaaactattttaataaCTCCTAATAAAGAATTAGTTATTTTCTGCAGTACTTGTACACattcatcctttatatttattattatagtttttctagtttgttttgttgttcttcCACCAAGTCACATTTCTTTTCTTGcgtttaaactgtacttggcaaatagAATATTCCTGATTCTAAAGGAATACTCAACCCAAACTTTACTTTATATGCAATAAAAAGTAATGGTTTACACAAAGATTACAAACCTGTTGCCAAATTATTCAATGACTTGAAACATTCCTAGTGAGAGAAgtttaattatcaattaattCACTATTAAAACTGTGACATGGCTTGCATTTTTATTCAGTGAAATTTCAATTAGATGTATCTCCCAGATAATGTGTCATTGTACATACTTAAGACGAACCTAAATATTACCTAATCTTTAAACTATGCATTTGTAGTGAAGGAATATATACCATCTTATGCTTTTATTCTTGATCCTGTGCTTGTCATTGATCAAATCTGACATTGATCAAGCTATTAGGAGAATAAAACCTGGTTTTAACATTTCAGTCAtgttgtaaaaacaaacaaaatgtgctTTTGTGGTCCATAACTGGCTAAGTTACTTTCCTTTGCAGGAGATTGAGGCTGGATATTGTTTTCAGGTTTAAAGCAGCTCTCACAGTCTGAATCTTACTGGCATCTATTTCACCTCATTAGGACCCCAGGACTGAGTCTAGGCAAAAAACCACTGAGAAATCATTTTGCCAAAGAAGTGTGTCGTCCAGGATAAATTGGCCTCTGGTTCAGTACGAGAGTCCCCGCTGTGCCAGGCGGAAGAGAAGGGCCTAGCTGGCAGTAGAGGCAGGCCCAGGCAGGGAAGGCCCCCATGCTGAGACCACCTCCCTGACTCTGACAAACACCAGTGGATAATCTCTCCTTCAGGGACTTGGCCGAGCGTCGTGGGGCTGAGAGAAAAGGAGGGGGGGTTATACAGCAGTGCAGTAGAACCGCTTCTGCATGTGAGGAGCATGCACTACTCACACCAGTACTCTCCCAACATCTTCATATTCACTCCCTTATTACAGGGCACAAATTCcgttttttagaaaatattagtttttaactcctgtgaggaaagaaacaaagacacaaaaaaaaaaaagaaaaccacaatttaaaataatgtgttaGCTCCAATTAAGGTAGATATACGTTgaactgacatggattattgtgACCGCtcctttttaatcatttatacgTCATATATAAGgtatgtatgagagcagcattaatgtcactaaatttcccctcagggatcaatggtttactgaatctgagcaggtttaatgattaagtttTGTCATTCTGTCATCGTTCCAGActgtaataattaaacaaaaacaaatggactcaaaaagaaaaaaaaaaaaaaaagtattagaaGCTTTTAAGTTACActttagcagtgtgactggcctgtgaaataaagaagaaacCGTTGTTTTTTGTTCCAAACGATTTAATTACGCATttgttacaacaaaaaaaaaaaggaaaaacaaattaTCGTCCGTGAATATCTTATGGAAAGCAGCTGCTTTCTGAATACAAATGTCCATATCAAACGTCAGCGAACATGGAGGCCTTGTCAGCACTACGACGTCTCCATCTTGTAACCATGTTTCTCCAGCTCAGCTCTGCAGGgaggaaaaaggaaagaagGATCAAGTCAGTGGAGGTGATTACTGGTGGGCGAGTGAGGCACAAACACCCTCTGCTATTGATTGTAAGAACCATTAGGAATGAgagtgaaaaaatacatatgaATTCTCTCTAATGCATGCAACTATGGATTTAATgattacacacacaaactgtaactCTGACctttaaatgtaatgatatcttTGACAACTTAAAAGCAAGGCTATCATAATTGgcccagcaaaaaaaaaaaaaaacaacgacaAATTAGTGTTGAATATATACGGTACTCAAAAACAAACCACTTACTATCATTTATGGATTATGCAATACATGCGTGTGGATGCCTTTAAGTATTCCACCTCTGCAGCAGATAAGTCTGGTTTACCGGTAAGTTaaggcaaataaaaaaaaaaaagaaaaaaattaaaaaaatattttactgttTGTCTCGTCTCCTAATGAGTATACAATAGGGCTGTgatatttcgagattaaagatatatcgagttttctattttttatagcttattttctaTGAAAGTATCTGTTTTAGTAGTACAGTtggatggattgctgagtgcatcctaacccagagcttcccctaaacaagccacactacagaactcactcacaggtGCTGTCCCACAgagaagaaaaagccaaaagtgggacatattgtgcagctgttttatATTGAGATACgaggttttggtccatatcacccagccctaatacaCAGGTGTGTGTTTTAGGTAATTTACCTCTACGCACCAGATTAATGACAAGGCAATATTTCACATGGTCATGCTCATAAATGAATTCATGCCATAAATGAATAATCCTGACATTTGATGCATCAGAACTAAAACgctttttatttagatttttgaacATTGTTTATCTTGTATTATGTATGAATATTTAGTTTGAACTGTATTCCTGTTCTAACATATTGTATGGAAATTCGAGGAGTTTAAGTCTAGACTTTATGCTTTATTTCATCAGTAATTGTCATTTGTCATACTTGTTCTCTTTTATCATATTGTATTCTCTCTGTATTTAAtaccttttacattttagattgacttttaaaatctggccagggagaccagatgaaaactagcctcTTTTAGAAAACTCTGGCTCtctgtttattattaaaatgcattgtcccttttaaataattaattacattcaaATTCAAATGGACTGAAGAAATGGAAATATACTTCATTATTGCCTtttttgatataattttatTGCCGTGATTGATATAACTTTACCTGCATGTACAATGCAGCACGGTCACAGATCAGTCTAATAAACACTGCTAATAGCTGTGCAACTGTTAAATTCCAAACTCCCAAATCCACTTTACTGGAAACAAATAATTCTCCCTGACACCCATTAGTTCTCATACACAGGTAAAGAAGTTGTAGCCATTTCTCTGACCAATCTCAGCTTTGACAATGTGACAATCACAGATTTTCAGACTAAAATTTCAGTTTAATGATTTATGAAGAAAGCCCCAATATATTAAACAACaatgaataaattattcaaaataaagctttaaCTCGGCTCTCACGAAACAGAAAATTAGCTTTGGATGTTTTGTGTCAACACTATGATTGTATTGGCTTTAGGTAGATTTGCATCAATGTAAAAATATTGCTCAACTTCAAAAGACAGACAGTACCCATGGATGCTGAAAGTTTATTTAATGGCTGTAAGCAAAACATGAAGCAGACATGTAGATGATTActtaattattttaatgaaaCATATGTCTAGAGATACATTAAACATAGCCATAGCCGCCGGAATATGGGTACGACAGATGACGTTGCCGGACTTTTTCTACGTAaacgtaatgtgcctgtgttttcaccgTGTCAGGTCGGCTGAGTGGTCTAAGGGGcctgactcaaggattcttccttccactaatgtgggttcaaatccaacttttgacatatatatttttattttaacatatttaacacggcaaagaGCTAAAATACCACTGACGGAACTTtaggtcacgtggtgcaccaatcacgtgatctaaactggccaatgagggtcGCCAAGTATGCATAAAGTGGCAGTCTACGGATACTTAAACGTATCCATAGCTACGGCCTTAATCTATTCATTAAGGTTCTTCACATGGGAGATTAAATTGAGGTGTGTGACGATGTGTGTGGACTGTGTGTTTCCATCCATTGTAGAGGtacctaaatgttaaaaataaatatactacGCTAATGCTGCAATATTTGTCGTCCAACAACCTTTTTGCTTTTAAATCTCACACACAAGGACAACACAGCCTAAGTAATCCTTCCGTGAATTTATTCTCCATTCGCTACAAAAGCAGAATATTTTATAATGCAATACAAACAGACTGTTTAGCATGGAAAAACAGGTCAGGGCTATAGTGGCTCACTAAACGTAGCGCATCTACTAAGCCTGCAGCTAAAGTGTGACGCTGTGAAGATGTTTAAGAGTAAAATTACCTCAGCTGATTGGAGAAATCGTCCTCAACATTGTCATCGTCCCAATTATCCTCCCAAACATGAGCATCTTCGTCTTCATCCAGTCCCGTCC from Gouania willdenowi chromosome 11, fGouWil2.1, whole genome shotgun sequence carries:
- the sem1 gene encoding 26S proteasome complex subunit SEM1, with translation MTEKKQTVDLGLLEEDDEFEEFPAEDWTGLDEDEDAHVWEDNWDDDNVEDDFSNQLRAELEKHGYKMETS